The following coding sequences are from one Pseudomonas oryzae window:
- a CDS encoding branched-chain amino acid ABC transporter permease — MTLVFGIPLSVLLGQLLLGLINGAFYALLSLGLAIIFGLLRIINFAHGALYMLGAFAALLGLNYLGVNYWVALVLSPLLVGAIGMAIERNLLRRIAGEDHLYGLLLTFGLALILEGCFVKLFGVSGASYPTPDLLKGGVNLGFMFLPTYRAWVVVAALVVCLVTWYMIERTRLGSYLRAGTENPKLMQAFGINVPLLITLTYGYGVALAAFAGVLAAPIYPVSPTMGANLLIVVFAVVVIGGMGSIMGAIVTGLAMGLIEGLTKVFYPQAASTVVFLVMVIVLLVRPAGLFGKEA, encoded by the coding sequence ATGACTCTCGTATTCGGTATTCCCCTGAGCGTGCTGCTCGGCCAGCTGCTGCTCGGCCTGATCAACGGCGCCTTCTACGCGCTGCTCAGCCTGGGCCTGGCGATCATCTTCGGCCTGCTGCGCATCATCAACTTCGCCCACGGCGCGCTGTACATGCTCGGCGCCTTCGCCGCGCTGCTCGGCCTCAACTACCTGGGCGTCAACTACTGGGTGGCGCTGGTGCTGTCGCCGCTCCTGGTCGGCGCCATCGGCATGGCCATCGAGCGCAACCTGCTGCGCCGCATCGCCGGCGAGGACCACCTCTACGGCCTGCTGCTGACCTTCGGTCTGGCGCTGATCCTCGAGGGCTGCTTCGTCAAGCTGTTCGGCGTCTCCGGCGCCTCCTACCCGACCCCCGACCTGCTCAAGGGCGGCGTCAACCTCGGCTTCATGTTCCTGCCGACCTACCGCGCCTGGGTGGTGGTGGCCGCGCTGGTGGTGTGCCTGGTCACCTGGTACATGATCGAGCGCACCCGTCTAGGCTCCTACCTGCGCGCCGGCACCGAGAACCCCAAGCTGATGCAGGCCTTCGGCATCAACGTGCCGCTGCTGATCACCCTGACCTACGGCTACGGTGTGGCCCTGGCCGCCTTCGCCGGGGTGCTCGCCGCGCCCATCTATCCGGTCAGCCCGACCATGGGCGCCAACCTCTTGATCGTGGTGTTCGCCGTGGTGGTGATCGGCGGCATGGGCTCGATCATGGGCGCCATCGTCACCGGTCTGGCCATGGGCCTGATCGAGGGCCTGACCAAGGTGTTCTATCCCCAGGCGGCCAGCACCGTGGTGTTCCTGGTCATGGTCATCGTCCTGCTGGTGCGTCCGGCGGGTCTGTTCGGCAAGGAGGCATGA
- a CDS encoding branched-chain amino acid ABC transporter permease, whose amino-acid sequence MSTLENLPSVAALPPSVEQERRRAARRRKLGFCAALVGVALVAPLAIYPVFLMKLLCFALFACAFNLLLGYAGLLSFGHAAFLATGGYVTGYLLSQYSGLSTELGILAGTVASGVLGLGFGLLAIRRQGIYFAMITLALAQLVFFVYVQAPFTGGENGLQGVPRGELFGLIDLKNNLAMYYFVLAVFLFGFAVIQRTIHSPYGQVLKAIRDNEPRAISLGYNVDAHKLLAFVISATLTGLAGATKTVVFQLASLTDAHWHMSGEVILMTLLGGVGTVLGPLVGAGVVVTLQSYLSSGPLGDWVHVILGLIFVLCVLLFRAGIVGWVQKLIRRNFK is encoded by the coding sequence ATGTCGACTCTCGAGAATCTTCCGTCGGTCGCCGCGCTGCCGCCGAGCGTGGAACAGGAACGTCGGCGCGCCGCCCGGCGCCGCAAGCTCGGCTTCTGCGCCGCGCTGGTCGGCGTGGCGCTGGTCGCGCCGCTGGCGATCTACCCGGTGTTCCTGATGAAGCTGCTGTGCTTCGCCCTGTTCGCCTGCGCCTTCAACCTGCTGCTCGGCTACGCGGGGCTGCTGTCGTTCGGCCATGCGGCCTTCCTCGCCACCGGCGGCTACGTCACCGGCTACCTGCTCAGCCAGTACTCGGGGCTGTCCACCGAGCTGGGCATCCTCGCCGGCACCGTGGCGTCCGGCGTCCTCGGCCTCGGCTTCGGCCTGCTGGCGATCCGCCGTCAGGGCATCTACTTCGCCATGATCACCCTGGCGCTGGCCCAGCTGGTGTTCTTCGTCTACGTGCAGGCGCCGTTCACCGGTGGCGAGAACGGCCTGCAGGGCGTGCCGCGCGGCGAGCTGTTCGGCCTGATCGATCTGAAGAACAACCTGGCGATGTACTACTTCGTGCTGGCGGTGTTCCTGTTCGGCTTCGCGGTGATCCAGCGCACCATCCACTCGCCCTACGGCCAGGTGCTCAAGGCGATCCGCGACAACGAGCCGCGCGCCATCTCGCTCGGCTACAACGTCGACGCCCACAAGCTCCTGGCCTTCGTCATCTCCGCCACCCTCACGGGCCTGGCCGGAGCGACCAAGACCGTGGTGTTCCAGCTCGCCTCGCTGACCGACGCGCACTGGCACATGTCCGGCGAGGTGATCCTGATGACCCTGCTTGGCGGCGTCGGCACCGTGCTCGGCCCGCTGGTCGGCGCCGGCGTGGTGGTGACCCTGCAGAGCTACCTGTCCAGCGGCCCGCTGGGCGACTGGGTGCACGTGATCCTCGGTCTGATCTTCGTGCTCTGCGTGCTGCTGTTCCGCGCCGGCATCGTCGGCTGGGTGCAGAAGCTGATCCGCCGCAACTTCAAGTGA
- a CDS encoding ABC transporter ATP-binding protein: MAPEFVLETRGLTKEFRGFTAVDSVDLRVQKGHIHALIGPNGAGKTTVFNLLTKFLTPTRGEILYYGKPITGMKPNEIARLGLVRSFQISAVFGHMSVRDNVRVALQQREGNSFHFWKPARCLDALNERAEQLLAEVDLLSFADTLTIELPYGRKRALELATTLALEPKVLLLDEPTQGMGHEDVDMVVDLVRRAAVGRTVVMVEHNLSVVSRLCDRLTVLARGSILAEGDYASVSANPQVREAYLGSEAAAEESHA, from the coding sequence ATGGCACCAGAGTTCGTGCTGGAAACTCGCGGCCTGACCAAGGAATTCCGCGGCTTCACCGCGGTCGACTCGGTCGATCTGCGTGTGCAGAAGGGCCACATCCACGCGCTGATCGGTCCCAACGGGGCCGGCAAGACCACCGTATTCAACCTGCTCACCAAGTTCCTCACCCCGACCCGCGGCGAGATCCTCTACTACGGCAAGCCGATCACCGGCATGAAGCCCAACGAGATCGCCCGCCTGGGGCTGGTGCGCTCGTTCCAGATCTCCGCGGTGTTCGGCCACATGAGCGTGCGCGACAACGTGCGCGTGGCCCTGCAGCAGCGCGAGGGCAACTCCTTCCACTTCTGGAAGCCGGCGCGCTGCCTGGACGCGCTCAACGAGCGCGCCGAGCAGCTGCTCGCCGAGGTCGACCTGCTGTCCTTCGCCGATACCCTGACCATCGAGCTGCCCTACGGCCGCAAGCGCGCCCTCGAGCTGGCCACCACCCTGGCGCTGGAGCCCAAGGTGCTGCTGCTCGACGAGCCGACCCAGGGCATGGGCCACGAGGACGTCGACATGGTGGTCGACCTGGTGCGCCGCGCCGCGGTCGGCCGCACCGTGGTGATGGTCGAGCACAACCTCAGCGTGGTCAGCCGCCTGTGCGACCGCCTCACCGTGCTGGCGCGCGGTTCGATCCTCGCCGAGGGCGACTACGCCAGCGTCTCCGCCAACCCGCAGGTGCGCGAGGCGTACCTCGGTAGCGAGGCCGCCGCCGAGGAGTCCCACGCATGA
- a CDS encoding isovaleryl-CoA dehydrogenase — MTYSSLNFALGETIDMLRDQVRAFVDAELAPRAAEIDATNTFPMDMWKKFGEMGLLGITVPEEYGGAGMGYLAHVVAMEEISRASASVALSYGAHSNLCVNQIKRNGTEAQKAKYLPKLISGEHVGALAMSEPNAGSDVVSMKLRAEKRGDRYVLNGSKTWITNGPDANTYVIYAKTDLDKGPHGITAFIVERDWKGFSRGSKFDKLGMRGSNTCELFFDDVEVPEENVLGQLNGGVRVLMSGLDYERVVLAGGPTGIMQACLDVVVPYIHDRKQFGQSIGEFQFIQGKVADMYTQLNASRAYLYTVAQACDRGETTRKDAAGVILYTAENATQMALQAIQILGGNGYINEFPTGRLLRDAKLYEIGAGTSEIRRMLIGRELFNESR; from the coding sequence ATGACGTACTCCAGCCTCAACTTCGCCCTCGGTGAAACCATCGACATGCTGCGCGACCAGGTGCGCGCCTTCGTGGACGCCGAGCTGGCGCCGCGCGCCGCCGAGATCGACGCCACCAACACCTTCCCGATGGACATGTGGAAGAAGTTCGGCGAGATGGGCCTGCTCGGCATCACCGTGCCCGAGGAGTACGGCGGCGCCGGCATGGGCTACCTGGCCCACGTGGTGGCCATGGAGGAGATCAGCCGCGCCTCGGCCTCGGTGGCGCTGTCCTACGGCGCGCATTCCAACCTGTGCGTCAACCAGATCAAGCGCAACGGCACCGAGGCGCAGAAGGCCAAGTACCTGCCCAAGCTGATCAGCGGCGAGCACGTCGGCGCGCTGGCGATGAGCGAGCCGAACGCCGGCTCCGACGTGGTCTCCATGAAGCTGCGCGCCGAGAAGCGCGGCGACCGCTACGTCCTCAACGGCAGCAAGACCTGGATCACCAACGGCCCGGACGCCAACACCTACGTGATCTACGCCAAGACCGACCTGGACAAGGGCCCGCACGGCATCACCGCGTTCATCGTCGAGCGCGACTGGAAGGGCTTCAGCCGCGGCAGCAAGTTCGACAAGCTGGGCATGCGCGGCTCCAACACCTGCGAGCTGTTCTTCGACGACGTCGAGGTGCCGGAGGAGAACGTCCTCGGTCAGCTCAACGGCGGCGTGCGCGTGCTGATGAGCGGCCTCGACTACGAGCGCGTGGTGCTCGCCGGCGGCCCGACCGGCATCATGCAGGCGTGCCTGGACGTGGTGGTGCCCTACATCCACGACCGCAAGCAGTTCGGCCAGAGCATCGGCGAGTTCCAGTTCATCCAGGGCAAGGTCGCCGACATGTACACCCAGCTCAACGCCAGCCGCGCCTACCTCTATACGGTGGCGCAGGCCTGCGACCGCGGCGAGACCACCCGCAAGGACGCCGCCGGGGTGATCCTCTACACCGCCGAGAACGCCACCCAGATGGCCCTGCAGGCGATCCAGATCCTCGGCGGCAACGGCTACATCAACGAGTTCCCCACCGGGCGCCTGCTGCGCGACGCCAAGCTCTACGAGATCGGCGCCGGCACCAGCGAGATCCGCCGCATGCTGATCGGCCGCGAGCTGTTCAACGAGTCGCGCTGA
- a CDS encoding ABC transporter ATP-binding protein produces MTSLHTPDFEQLRISDLHAFYGESHILHGIDMLVRRGELVTLLGRNGAGRTTTLRAIMNLVGRRTGSIMINGNETIGSAAHLIPRLGVGYCPEERGIFASLNVEENLLLPPTVRSGGMGLDEIYEMFPNLYERRFSQGTRLSGGEQQMLAMARILRTGANLLLLDEITEGLAPVIVQKLGEVLLKLKDKGLTIVLVEQNFRFAAPLADRHYLMEHGQIVEEISAAELPARKEMLNACLGV; encoded by the coding sequence ATGACCAGCCTGCACACCCCCGATTTCGAACAGCTGCGCATCAGCGACCTGCACGCCTTCTACGGCGAGTCGCACATCCTCCACGGCATCGACATGCTGGTGCGCCGCGGCGAGCTGGTGACCCTGCTCGGCCGCAACGGTGCCGGGCGCACCACCACCCTGCGCGCGATCATGAACCTGGTCGGCCGGCGCACCGGCTCGATCATGATCAACGGCAACGAGACCATCGGCAGCGCCGCGCACCTGATCCCGCGCCTGGGCGTCGGCTACTGCCCGGAGGAGCGCGGCATCTTCGCCAGCCTCAACGTCGAGGAGAACCTGCTGCTGCCGCCCACCGTGCGCAGCGGCGGCATGGGCCTCGACGAGATCTACGAGATGTTCCCCAACCTCTACGAGCGGCGCTTCAGCCAGGGCACCCGGCTGTCCGGCGGCGAGCAGCAGATGCTGGCCATGGCGCGCATCCTGCGCACCGGCGCCAACCTGCTGCTGCTCGACGAGATCACCGAGGGCCTCGCCCCGGTGATCGTGCAGAAGCTCGGCGAGGTGCTGCTCAAGCTCAAGGACAAGGGCCTGACCATCGTCCTGGTCGAGCAGAACTTCCGCTTCGCCGCACCGCTGGCCGACCGTCACTACCTGATGGAGCACGGCCAGATCGTCGAGGAGATCAGCGCCGCCGAGCTGCCGGCGCGCAAGGAAATGCTCAACGCCTGCCTCGGCGTGTGA
- a CDS encoding peroxidase-related enzyme (This protein belongs to a clade of uncharacterized proteins related to peroxidases such as the alkylhydroperoxidase AhpD.), whose amino-acid sequence MTAPISRFPVPETLDALPQDLRERILAVQDKAGFVPNVFLMLAHRPDEFRAFFAYHDALMERESDTLSIAEKEMIVVATSARHGCLYCVVAHGAVLRIRSKQPELADQLAINHRTAPIGARQRVMLDFALHLSFDHGVLDDAWQQRLEAVGFSHDDIWDIGAIAAFFSLSNRLVSLAGTPPNPEFYLMGRLPRESRS is encoded by the coding sequence ATGACCGCCCCGATCAGCCGCTTCCCCGTTCCCGAGACCCTCGACGCGCTGCCGCAGGACCTGCGCGAGCGCATCCTCGCCGTGCAGGACAAGGCCGGCTTCGTGCCCAACGTGTTCCTCATGCTGGCGCACCGCCCCGACGAGTTCCGCGCCTTCTTCGCCTACCACGATGCGCTGATGGAGCGCGAGTCGGACACCCTGAGCATCGCCGAGAAGGAGATGATCGTGGTCGCCACCAGCGCCCGCCACGGCTGCCTGTACTGCGTGGTGGCGCACGGCGCGGTGCTGCGCATCCGCAGCAAGCAGCCGGAGCTGGCCGACCAGCTCGCCATCAACCACCGTACCGCGCCCATCGGCGCGCGCCAGCGGGTGATGCTCGACTTCGCCCTGCACCTCTCCTTCGACCACGGCGTGCTCGACGACGCCTGGCAGCAGCGCCTCGAGGCGGTCGGCTTCAGCCACGACGACATCTGGGACATCGGTGCCATCGCCGCCTTCTTCAGCCTGTCCAACCGTCTGGTGTCGCTGGCCGGCACCCCGCCGAATCCCGAGTTCTACCTGATGGGCCGGCTGCCGCGCGAATCGCGCAGCTGA
- a CDS encoding ABC transporter substrate-binding protein, giving the protein MKLFQKTASAILVSSLIAGTAQASISNDEIRIGYLADMSGTYRDLAGPGGLEALKMAVEDFGGSVDGKKIVIFNADDLNKPDVGANTVRQWVDEKNVDMVTGLVATSVVLAAAKVVEQADKLALISGAASSSITNEYCSPNHIHWTYDTYALANGTAKAVMGQGGKSWYMLTADYAFGHAMEADITKVVKEGGGEVLGSVRHPFPSQDFSSYVLQAQGSGAQVIALANAGADTVNALKTASQFGVTQAGQKLAGMVVFLNDIHAMGLEVTQGLMLTTGWYWDMNDETRAWAKRYFERFGRMPSMAQAGVYSATMHYLNAVKATGSDDTKTVRAQMAATPVNDMFAKGGKIREDGRMVHDMYLVQVKTPAESKGEWDLYKIVSTIPGEQAYRPLAESQCKLVGKVAQN; this is encoded by the coding sequence ATGAAGCTGTTCCAGAAGACTGCTAGCGCCATCCTCGTCTCCAGCCTGATCGCCGGCACTGCCCAGGCGTCGATCAGCAACGACGAAATCCGCATCGGCTACCTGGCCGACATGTCCGGCACCTACCGCGATCTCGCCGGCCCGGGCGGCCTGGAGGCGCTGAAGATGGCCGTCGAAGACTTCGGCGGCAGCGTCGACGGCAAGAAGATCGTCATCTTCAACGCCGACGACCTCAACAAGCCGGACGTCGGCGCCAACACCGTGCGCCAGTGGGTCGACGAGAAAAACGTCGACATGGTGACCGGCCTGGTCGCCACCTCGGTGGTGCTGGCCGCGGCCAAGGTGGTCGAGCAGGCCGACAAGCTGGCGCTGATCTCCGGCGCGGCCTCCTCGAGCATCACCAACGAGTACTGCTCGCCCAACCACATCCACTGGACCTACGACACCTACGCGCTGGCCAACGGCACCGCCAAGGCGGTGATGGGGCAGGGCGGCAAGAGCTGGTACATGCTGACCGCCGACTACGCCTTCGGCCACGCCATGGAGGCCGACATCACCAAGGTGGTCAAGGAGGGCGGCGGCGAGGTGCTCGGCTCGGTGCGCCATCCGTTCCCCAGCCAGGACTTCTCCTCCTACGTGCTGCAGGCGCAGGGCTCCGGCGCCCAGGTGATCGCCCTGGCCAACGCCGGCGCCGACACCGTCAACGCGCTGAAGACCGCCAGCCAGTTCGGCGTCACCCAGGCCGGGCAGAAGCTGGCCGGCATGGTGGTGTTCCTCAACGACATCCACGCCATGGGCCTGGAGGTCACCCAGGGCCTGATGCTGACCACCGGCTGGTACTGGGACATGAACGACGAGACCCGCGCCTGGGCCAAGCGCTACTTCGAGCGCTTCGGCCGCATGCCGAGCATGGCCCAGGCCGGCGTCTACTCGGCGACCATGCACTACCTGAACGCGGTCAAGGCCACCGGCAGCGACGACACCAAGACCGTGCGCGCGCAGATGGCCGCCACCCCGGTCAACGACATGTTCGCCAAGGGCGGCAAGATCCGCGAGGACGGCCGCATGGTCCACGACATGTACCTGGTGCAGGTGAAGACCCCGGCCGAGTCCAAGGGCGAGTGGGACCTGTACAAGATCGTCAGCACCATCCCCGGCGAGCAGGCCTACCGCCCGCTGGCCGAGAGCCAGTGCAAGCTGGTCGGCAAGGTGGCGCAGAACTGA
- a CDS encoding AMP-binding protein — protein sequence MSHPSYTRGPQDKELLAMTIGAAFDRTVARFPQRDALIVRHQGLRYTWSELAEAVDRCARAFIALGLQPGERLGIWSPNCAEWCITQFASAKVGAILVNINPAYRLSELEYALKQSGCRWLICADSFKTSDYHAMLGELLPELAPSATGALHSHMLPELRGVISLGKQPADGMLGWQRLQAMADEVGPEQLRERSELLQFDEPINIQYTSGTTGFPKGATLSHFNILNNGFMVGESLGLTEQDRLVIPVPLYHCFGMVMGNLGCLTHGSAMIYPSAAFEPLAALQAVAEERATALYGVPTMFIAMLDHPERDGFELSSLRTGIMAGATCPIEVMKRVIAEMHMSEVQIAYGMTETSPVSTQTGPSDDLERRVTSVGRTQPQLESKIVDEHGRIVPRGQIGELCTRGYSVMLGYWNNPDATREAIDGARWMHTGDLAVMDDEGYIKIVGRNKDMIIRGGENVYPREIEEFLFTHPAVADVQVIGVPDQKYGEEIVAWVKLHPGQAVEGETLREFCKGRIAHFKIPRHVKFVDDFPMTISGKVQKFRMREISVVELGINQH from the coding sequence ATGAGTCATCCGAGCTATACCCGCGGCCCGCAGGACAAAGAACTGCTGGCCATGACCATCGGCGCGGCCTTTGACCGCACGGTTGCCCGCTTCCCTCAACGCGATGCGCTGATCGTCCGTCACCAGGGCCTGCGCTACACCTGGAGCGAACTGGCCGAGGCGGTCGACCGCTGCGCCCGCGCCTTCATCGCCCTCGGCCTGCAACCCGGCGAGCGTCTCGGCATCTGGTCGCCCAACTGCGCCGAGTGGTGCATCACCCAGTTCGCCAGCGCCAAGGTCGGCGCCATCCTGGTCAACATCAATCCCGCCTACCGCCTCAGCGAGCTGGAGTACGCGCTCAAGCAGTCCGGCTGTCGCTGGCTGATCTGCGCCGACTCGTTCAAGACCTCCGACTACCACGCCATGCTCGGCGAGCTGCTGCCGGAGCTGGCGCCCAGCGCCACCGGCGCGCTGCACAGCCACATGCTCCCCGAGCTGCGCGGGGTGATCAGCCTGGGCAAGCAGCCGGCCGACGGCATGCTCGGCTGGCAGCGCCTGCAGGCCATGGCCGACGAGGTCGGCCCCGAGCAGCTGCGCGAGCGCAGCGAGCTGCTGCAGTTCGACGAGCCGATCAACATCCAGTACACCTCCGGCACCACCGGCTTCCCCAAGGGCGCCACCCTCAGCCACTTCAACATCCTCAACAACGGCTTCATGGTCGGCGAGAGCCTCGGCCTCACCGAGCAGGACCGCCTGGTCATCCCGGTGCCGCTGTACCACTGCTTCGGCATGGTGATGGGCAACCTCGGCTGCCTGACCCACGGCAGCGCCATGATCTATCCGAGCGCCGCTTTCGAGCCGCTGGCCGCCCTGCAGGCGGTGGCCGAGGAACGCGCCACCGCGCTGTACGGCGTGCCGACCATGTTCATCGCCATGCTCGACCACCCCGAGCGCGACGGCTTCGAGCTGTCCAGCCTGCGCACCGGGATCATGGCCGGCGCCACCTGCCCGATCGAGGTGATGAAGCGGGTGATCGCCGAGATGCACATGAGCGAGGTGCAGATCGCCTACGGCATGACCGAGACCAGCCCGGTGTCGACCCAGACCGGGCCGAGCGACGACCTCGAGCGCCGCGTCACCAGCGTCGGCCGCACCCAGCCGCAGCTGGAGAGCAAGATCGTCGACGAGCACGGTCGCATCGTGCCGCGCGGACAGATCGGCGAGCTGTGCACCCGCGGCTACAGCGTGATGCTCGGCTACTGGAACAACCCCGACGCCACCCGCGAGGCCATCGACGGCGCGCGCTGGATGCACACCGGCGACCTGGCGGTGATGGACGACGAGGGCTACATCAAGATCGTCGGGCGCAACAAGGACATGATCATCCGCGGCGGCGAGAACGTGTACCCGCGCGAGATCGAGGAGTTCCTCTTCACCCATCCGGCGGTGGCCGACGTGCAGGTGATCGGCGTGCCGGACCAGAAGTACGGCGAGGAGATCGTCGCCTGGGTCAAGCTGCACCCGGGGCAGGCGGTCGAGGGCGAGACGCTGCGCGAGTTCTGCAAGGGGCGCATCGCCCACTTCAAGATCCCGCGCCACGTGAAGTTCGTCGACGACTTCCCGATGACCATCAGCGGCAAGGTGCAGAAGTTCCGCATGCGCGAGATCAGCGTGGTGGAGCTGGGCATCAACCAGCACTGA
- a CDS encoding carboxyl transferase domain-containing protein — MAILHTQINTRSPEYAANSAAMREQVNNLRALLGRISEGGGVAAQQRHSARGKLLVRERINALLDPGSAFLELSALAAFEVYGEDVPAAGVVAGIGRVEGVECMIVGNDATVKGGSYYPLTVKKHIRAQTIAQQNRLPCIYLVDSGGANLPRQDEVFPDREHFGRIFFNQANMSAMGIPQIAVVMGSCTAGGAYVPAMADETIMVRNQATIFLAGPPLVKAATGEVVTAEELGGADVHCKTSGVADHYAENDAHALAIARRCVANLNWRKQGQLESVAPRAPLYAGDELYGIIPADAKQPFDVREVIARLVDGSEFDEFKALFGTTLVCGFARLHGYPIAILANNGILFAEAAQKGAHFIELACQRGIPLLFLQNITGFMVGQKYEAGGIAKHGAKLVTAVACASVPKFTVIIGGSFGAGNYGMCGRAYDPRFLWMWPNARIGVMGAAQAAGVLTQVKREQVERSGKSFSAEEEEAIRQPILEQYERQGHPYYSSARLWDDGVIDPAQTREVLALALSATLNAPIEPTRFGVFRM; from the coding sequence ATGGCCATCCTGCATACCCAGATCAACACCCGCTCGCCGGAGTACGCCGCCAACAGCGCGGCGATGCGCGAGCAGGTCAACAACCTGCGTGCCCTGCTCGGCCGCATCAGCGAGGGCGGCGGCGTGGCCGCCCAGCAGCGCCACAGCGCGCGCGGCAAGCTCTTGGTGCGCGAGCGCATCAACGCTCTGCTCGACCCGGGCTCGGCCTTCCTCGAACTCTCCGCGCTGGCCGCCTTCGAGGTGTACGGCGAGGACGTGCCGGCCGCCGGCGTGGTCGCCGGCATCGGCCGGGTCGAGGGCGTCGAGTGCATGATCGTCGGCAACGACGCCACCGTGAAGGGCGGCAGCTACTACCCGCTGACGGTGAAGAAGCACATCCGCGCGCAGACCATCGCTCAGCAGAACCGCCTGCCGTGCATCTACCTGGTCGACTCCGGCGGCGCCAACCTGCCGCGCCAGGACGAGGTGTTCCCCGACCGCGAGCACTTCGGGCGGATCTTCTTCAACCAGGCCAACATGAGCGCGATGGGCATCCCGCAGATCGCCGTGGTGATGGGCTCGTGCACCGCCGGCGGCGCCTACGTGCCGGCGATGGCCGACGAGACCATCATGGTGCGCAACCAGGCGACCATCTTCCTCGCCGGCCCGCCGCTGGTGAAGGCCGCCACCGGCGAGGTGGTCACCGCCGAGGAACTGGGCGGCGCCGACGTGCACTGCAAGACCTCCGGGGTGGCCGACCACTACGCCGAGAACGACGCCCATGCGCTGGCCATCGCCCGCCGCTGCGTGGCCAACCTCAACTGGCGCAAGCAGGGCCAGTTGGAGAGCGTCGCGCCGCGCGCGCCGCTGTACGCCGGCGACGAGCTGTACGGCATCATCCCGGCCGACGCCAAGCAGCCGTTCGACGTGCGCGAGGTGATCGCCCGGCTGGTCGACGGCAGCGAATTCGACGAGTTCAAGGCGCTGTTCGGCACCACCCTGGTGTGCGGCTTCGCCCGCCTGCACGGCTATCCGATCGCCATCCTCGCCAACAACGGCATCCTGTTCGCCGAAGCGGCGCAGAAGGGCGCACACTTCATCGAGCTGGCCTGCCAGCGCGGCATCCCGCTGCTGTTCCTGCAGAACATCACCGGCTTCATGGTCGGGCAGAAGTACGAGGCCGGCGGCATCGCCAAGCACGGCGCCAAGCTGGTCACCGCGGTGGCCTGCGCCAGCGTGCCGAAGTTCACCGTGATCATCGGCGGCAGCTTCGGCGCCGGCAACTACGGCATGTGCGGCCGCGCCTACGACCCGCGCTTCCTGTGGATGTGGCCGAACGCGCGGATCGGCGTGATGGGCGCCGCCCAGGCCGCCGGCGTGCTCACCCAGGTCAAGCGCGAGCAGGTCGAGCGCAGCGGCAAGAGCTTCTCCGCCGAGGAGGAGGAGGCGATCCGCCAGCCGATCCTCGAGCAGTACGAGCGCCAGGGGCACCCGTACTACTCCAGCGCGCGGCTGTGGGACGACGGCGTGATCGACCCGGCGCAGACCCGCGAGGTGCTCGCCCTGGCGCTGTCGGCCACGCTCAACGCGCCGATCGAGCCGACCCGCTTCGGCGTGTTCCGGATGTGA
- a CDS encoding gamma-carboxygeranoyl-CoA hydratase has protein sequence MSDFQTVQLEFDPRGFATLWLDRADKNNAFNGAMIQELIQALDVVQDHGELRFLVLRGRGKHFSAGADLAWMREAAELDYDANLRDAQALAELMYNLYHLKLPTLAVVQGAAFGGAVGLAACCDVAIGAEDAQFSLSEVRIGLLPAVISPFVVQAIGERAARRYALSAERFAGSRARELGLLAECYPAAELDAALEQWIANLLLNSPQAMKATKDLLKEVGSGALSPALRRYTESAIARVRVSAEGQEGLRAFLEKRQPQWQNH, from the coding sequence ATGAGCGACTTCCAGACCGTACAACTCGAATTCGACCCGCGCGGCTTCGCCACCCTGTGGCTCGACCGCGCCGACAAGAACAACGCCTTCAACGGCGCGATGATCCAGGAGCTGATCCAGGCCCTGGACGTCGTCCAGGACCACGGCGAACTGCGCTTCCTCGTCCTGCGCGGGCGCGGCAAGCACTTCTCCGCCGGCGCCGATCTCGCCTGGATGCGCGAGGCCGCCGAGCTCGACTACGACGCCAACCTGCGCGACGCCCAGGCGCTGGCCGAGCTGATGTACAACCTCTACCACCTCAAGCTGCCGACCCTCGCCGTGGTGCAGGGCGCCGCCTTCGGTGGCGCGGTGGGCCTGGCCGCCTGCTGCGACGTGGCGATCGGCGCCGAGGACGCGCAGTTCTCGCTGTCCGAGGTGCGCATCGGCCTGCTGCCGGCGGTGATCAGCCCGTTCGTGGTGCAGGCCATCGGCGAACGCGCCGCGCGCCGCTACGCGCTGTCCGCCGAGCGCTTCGCCGGCAGTCGCGCCCGCGAGCTGGGCCTGCTCGCCGAGTGCTACCCGGCCGCCGAGCTGGACGCCGCGCTGGAGCAGTGGATCGCCAACCTGCTGCTGAACAGCCCGCAGGCGATGAAGGCGACCAAGGACCTGCTCAAGGAAGTCGGCAGCGGCGCGCTGTCGCCGGCCCTGCGCCGCTACACCGAAAGCGCCATCGCGCGCGTCCGCGTCAGCGCGGAAGGCCAGGAGGGCCTGCGCGCCTTCCTGGAGAAACGCCAGCCGCAGTGGCAGAACCACTGA